The following proteins are co-located in the Amphiprion ocellaris isolate individual 3 ecotype Okinawa chromosome 7, ASM2253959v1, whole genome shotgun sequence genome:
- the LOC111571487 gene encoding carotenoid-cleaving dioxygenase, mitochondrial → MDTITHQKKGASALRKNISHFTDVSGLPCIEKLVCSVEDTPEPISTRISGTIPEWINGNFLRNGPGKFEIGDQKFNHWFDGMALLHQFKISNGQVTYKSRFLSSDSYQSNKEYNRITVSEFGTTTMPDPCKNFFQRFLSRFELPKPTDNANVSFVTYKGDYYVSTETNVMHMVDPETLESIKKVDWSKFIAVNGATAHPHTDPDGTTYNMGNSYTSKGAFYNIIRVPPTKETEGETLEGATVLCSIPSVDKTKPSYYHSFAMSENYVVFIEQPIKMNLLKIVTGKLTGKSIRDGFSWDPNLNTVFHLIHKQTGKVSNIKYLAKPLSTFHQINAYEEDGFLIMDMCASDDGQAIEAYNIQNLRKSGEALDDVYNTLCRVFPRRFVLPLNVDSDTLYDQNLIDRPSSTATSVRIGKNKVFCTHEDLHREDLHQYGGLEFPQINYGKYNTHPYRYFYGCGFRHLVGDTLIKMDLQGKHMKVWDHPGLYPSEPVFVPSPNATEEDDGVILSVVITPNKDKSTFLLVLDAKTFEELGRAEVPVNIPYGFHGTFSSAA, encoded by the exons ATGGACACCATCACACATCAGAAGAAGGGTGCCTCAG CACTCAGAAAGAACATCAGCCACTTCACAGATGTGAGCGGTCTGCCTTGCATTGAGAAGCTTGTGTGCTCGGTGGAGGACACCCCCGAGCCCATCAGCACCAGAATCAGTGGAACAATCCCAGAATGGATCAATGGGAACTTCTTGAGAAACGGGCCGGGGAAGTTTGAGATTGGAGACCAGAA GTTCAACCACTGGTTTGATGGTATGGCTCTCCTGCACCAGTTCAAGATATCCAATGGGCAGGTGACCTACAAAAGCCGCTTCCTGTCCAGTGACAGTTACCAATCCAATAAGGAGTACAACCGCATTACTGTGTCTGAGTTTGGGACTACCACCATGCCAGACCCCTGCAAAAACTTCTTCCAGCGCTTTCTGTCAAGATTTGAACTACCAA AGCCAACAGATAATGCCAATGTGAGCTTTGTGACCTACAAAGGTGATTACTATGTCAGCACAGAAACTAATGTTATGCACATGGTGGACCCTGAGACACTGGAGTCAATTAAAAAG GTGGACTGGAGCAAATTCATTGCTGTGAATGGAGCGACTGCCCACCCCCACACTGACCCTGATGGAACAACATACAACATGGGGAATTCCTACACCAGTAAAG GAGCTTTCTACAACATCATCCGAGTGCCCCCAACCAAGGAAACAGAAGGGGAGACCTTGGAGGGAGCCACAGTGCTGTGCTCAATTCCTTCAGTGGACAAAACCAAACCCTCCTACTACCACAGCTTTG CAATGTCTGAGAACTACGTGGTGTTCATTGAACAACCCATCAAGATGAACCTGTTGAAGATTGTCACAGGCAAGCTGACAGGAAAAAGCATCAGGGATGGCTTTTCCTGGGACCCCAACCTCAACACTGTCTTCCACCTGATTCACAAACAAACTGGCAAG GTAAGCAACATCAAGTATCTTGCCAAGCCACTGTCAACCTTCCACCAGATTAACGCATATGAGGAGGACGGCTTCTTGATAATGGATATGTGTGCTTCAGATGACGGCCAGGCAATTGAGGCCTATAACATCCAGAACTTGCGCAAGTCTGGAGAAGCCCTTGATGAT GTGTACAACACCTTGTGTCGAGTGTTCCCTCGCCGCTTCGTGCTGCCTCTCAATGTGGACAGTGATACACTCTATGACCAGAACTTGATTGACCGGCCCAGCAGCACAGCCACGTCTGTAAGAATTGGCAAAAACAAG GTGTTCTGTACTCATGAAGATCTCCACAGGGAAGATCTCCATCAATATGGAGGTCTGGAGTTCCCTCAGATCAACTATGGCAAGTACAACACCCATCCCTACCGCTACTTCTATGGCTGCGGCTTCAGACACCTTGTAGGGGACACCCTGATCAAGATGGACCTCCAGGGCAAACACATGAAG GTGTGGGATCATCCTGGTCTGTATCCCTCTGAACCAGTCTTCGTTCCCTCCCCTAATGCTACAGAGGAGGACGATGGTGTTATCTTGTCTGTGGTCATCACTCCAAATAAG GACAAGAGTACATTCCTTCTGGTTTTAGATGCCAAGACGTTTGAGGAGCTGGGCAGGGCTGAGGTACCTGTCAACATTCCCTATGGTTTCCACGGGACATTCAGTTCTGCTGCATAG